From the Solanum lycopersicum chromosome 10, SLM_r2.1 genome, one window contains:
- the LOC138338925 gene encoding uncharacterized protein has protein sequence MVSWRKPDDGIYKINTDGSALQESGNIGGGGIVRDHQGNLIYAFSLPFGLGTNNIAEIKATLYGLDWCEQHGYKSIELEVDSELLCKWINNTVGIPWRCQQTVQQIQDISRKLDYFQCKHVYREANSTADLLAKWCHNLNILQHFYTTQQLFGSIRESYILDKMEIKNFRRRKTKRIKHPP, from the coding sequence ATGGTAAGTTGGAGAAAACCAGATGATGGCATTTACAAGATAAATACTGATGGAAGTGCACTACAAGAATCTGGTAATATTGGAGGAGGAGGAATAGTAAGGGATCACCAAGGTAACTTAATCTATGCATTTTCCTTACCTTTTGGTTTAGGCACTAACAATATTGCAGAGATAAAGGCAACATTATATGGACTGGATTGGTGTGAACAACATGGTTATAAAAGTATTGAGTTGGAAGTAGACTCAGAACTGTTGTGCAAATGGATAAACAATACAGTAGGCATACCTTGGAGATGTCAACAAACAGTCCAACAAATTCAAGACATAAGCAGAAAATTGGATTACTTTCAATGCAAACATGTCTATCGAGAAGCCAATAGCACTGCAGATTTGTTAGCAAAGTGGTGTCATAATTTGAATATACTACAACACTTCTATACTACTCAACAACTATTTGGATCAATTAGAGAAAGTTACATATTGGACAAGATGGAAATAAAGaattttagaagaagaaaaacaaagagaatcAAGCATCCTCCTTAG
- the LOC101245597 gene encoding mediator of RNA polymerase II transcription subunit 20a-like encodes MPVKWVLCWQPNAGTTINSQILIEVSECVESINGVKEGGWKNTFCFYKPMLKEQANASEFPQHFFGASLQEQPNKFYMALSRKRLIVEAESSMQTIMENLQSYRIKFALNCEGFHYRLGNFRVRVGKVVPMTSENLRGIVMEMEYLSISSWKTSHRIMSEFFEILKETLEKKSLPGHFVHVEPNFSEYSLSDQYTSRHAVVQYASILAHMSTTAH; translated from the exons ATGCCAGTCAAATG GGTTTTGTGTTGGCAGCCAAATGCAGGTACAACAATAAATAGTCAAATACTGATAGAAGTATCTGAATGTGTTGAAAGCATTAATGGTGTTAAAGAAGGAGGATGGAAAAATACCTTTTGCTTCTATAAGCCCATGCTCAAAG AACAAGCAAATGCATCAGAATTTCCCCAACATTTTTTTGGGGCTTCACTTCAAGAACAACCCAACAAGTTTTACATGGCACTTAGTAGGAAAAGACTGATTGTGGAAGCAGAATCATCAATGCAAACGATAATGGAGAACTTACAATCTTACAGAATAAAGTTTGCACTTAATTGTGAG gGGTTTCACTATCGACTTGGTAACTTCCGAGTGCGAGTAGGCAAAGTTGTTCCAATGACTTCTGAGAACTTGAGGGGAATAGTTATGGAG atggAGTATCTTTCAATTTCCTCATGGAAAACATCACATCGTATAATGAGTGAATTCTTTGAGATATTGAAGGAAACTCTTGAGAAAAAATCATTACCGGGTCATTTTGTGCATGTTGAACCAAATTTTTCAGAGTATAGCCTATCTGATCAATACACTTCACGACATGCTGTTGTACAATATGCTAGCATCTTGGCTCATATGTCAACGACGGCTCATTAA